In the Campylobacter showae genome, one interval contains:
- a CDS encoding hemagglutinin repeat-containing protein: protein MHRKLYEKSTTDVALTEALSSNLIADKNINLNANEEIGITGSNLSANNLIDINTKDLNINSSKDTFELDEKSKAISGSVKFTMYGGGGGSAGLNYFTSSSDTESLKNNNSHLYSSKDMNINTANDTTIKGANLRADGTLNLKVGNNLVLESVRDKYTSSQKGFGISGGIGLSGNTKAESNGIKTTGLFDKNHFVDTSSVKTSSTNANFSRSRSNTITKQTILSSITANNLNVEVRNNTHLKGSLLAAGEYDKDNTFIDNHNLNLKTNTLSYDNLSNISYTKGTNFSIGANYAFKDTKTDNQARADNKDLNSKITSASYSNQRNLSYTLSKNLATLGSGNIEIADKENSDDIDRLNRDTTKLTKDLVNTSVSSNVDASMDARAFSKEGSKEIKDEYNTATAITKALNTIIETGEFNFNSEVKENVAQYEAGKLLGKELAQKLIDGSVAIEEKEALVNKFIELFASRAGLDLDGISLRIIDDKFAKGKDDEKFLGHFNSGSIILNLAHIKNVDQFVSTLGHELKHAIDYKAGKFIPGDSKQDRYAKLKEDSFSDYLSKALKLQDSGINAKNAAINYIKNQSSLNTLLLNSYMFNDLDKSKGDNSPLLLAGVVVEKTIEIAPLIFGSWLVYNNASKDKDSSHEFFPSDEISTLPGTIFPKQESNKNDNILTMPQAE, encoded by the coding sequence TTGCATAGAAAACTGTATGAAAAATCTACTACTGATGTAGCATTAACTGAAGCTCTATCGTCAAATCTTATTGCAGATAAAAATATAAATCTAAATGCAAACGAAGAGATAGGCATCACTGGATCAAATTTAAGTGCCAATAATCTAATAGATATAAACACTAAAGATCTAAATATAAACTCTAGTAAAGATACATTTGAATTAGACGAGAAGAGTAAGGCTATTAGCGGAAGCGTTAAATTTACCATGTACGGAGGCGGTGGCGGAAGTGCCGGGCTTAACTACTTTACTAGCAGTAGCGATACTGAAAGTCTAAAAAACAACAATTCTCATCTTTACTCATCTAAAGATATGAATATAAATACAGCTAATGACACAACTATCAAGGGAGCAAATTTAAGAGCCGATGGAACGCTAAATTTAAAAGTAGGAAATAATCTAGTCTTAGAGAGCGTAAGAGATAAATATACCTCTAGCCAAAAAGGCTTTGGCATATCAGGCGGAATCGGTCTCAGCGGTAACACCAAAGCAGAGAGCAACGGCATAAAGACGACAGGGCTATTTGATAAAAACCATTTCGTAGATACTAGCAGCGTAAAGACGTCTAGTACCAATGCAAATTTCTCTAGATCAAGATCAAATACTATAACTAAACAAACCATCCTCTCATCCATAACGGCTAATAACCTAAACGTAGAGGTAAGAAATAATACTCATCTAAAAGGATCACTACTAGCAGCAGGAGAGTATGATAAAGACAATACCTTTATAGACAATCACAACCTAAATTTAAAAACAAATACCCTAAGCTATGATAACCTATCAAACATAAGCTATACCAAAGGAACAAACTTTAGTATAGGGGCTAACTATGCATTTAAAGATACTAAAACAGACAATCAAGCCAGGGCCGACAACAAAGATCTAAATTCTAAGATTACATCGGCCTCCTATTCAAACCAAAGAAATCTAAGCTATACCCTATCTAAAAACCTAGCGACTCTAGGCAGTGGCAACATAGAGATAGCAGATAAAGAAAACTCTGATGATATAGATAGGCTAAATAGAGATACTACCAAACTAACAAAAGATCTAGTAAATACTAGCGTAAGCTCAAATGTGGATGCTAGTATGGATGCTAGGGCATTTAGTAAAGAGGGTAGTAAGGAGATAAAGGATGAGTATAATACGGCCACTGCTATAACTAAAGCACTAAATACCATTATAGAAACAGGTGAGTTTAATTTTAACAGTGAAGTAAAAGAAAATGTTGCACAGTATGAAGCTGGCAAACTATTAGGCAAGGAGCTTGCTCAAAAACTAATAGATGGTAGTGTTGCCATAGAAGAAAAAGAGGCCTTAGTAAATAAATTTATAGAGCTATTTGCAAGTAGAGCAGGTCTTGACCTAGACGGCATATCTTTAAGAATAATTGATGATAAATTTGCAAAAGGAAAGGACGATGAAAAATTTCTTGGGCATTTCAATAGTGGATCAATAATACTAAATTTAGCTCACATTAAAAATGTTGATCAGTTTGTGAGTACTCTAGGACATGAGTTAAAACATGCCATAGACTATAAAGCGGGTAAATTTATACCAGGGGATAGCAAGCAAGATAGATATGCAAAACTAAAAGAAGATAGCTTTAGCGACTATCTAAGTAAAGCTCTAAAATTACAAGATAGTGGCATCAATGCCAAAAATGCAGCAATAAACTATATTAAAAATCAAAGTAGCTTAAATACCTTACTCTTAAATTCTTATATGTTTAACGACTTAGATAAGAGTAAGGGGGATAATAGTCCATTATTATTAGCAGGAGTAGTGGTCGAAAAGACTATCGAAATAGCCCCACTTATTTTTGGCAGCTGGCTTGTTTATAATAATGCAAGCAAGGATAAAGATAGTAGTCATGAATTTTTCCCTAGTGATGAAATTTCGACCTTACCAGGAACTATTTTCCCAAAACAAGAGTCAAATAAAAACGACAATATCCTCACTATGCCGCAAGCAGAGTAA